A window of the Trichoderma asperellum chromosome 4, complete sequence genome harbors these coding sequences:
- a CDS encoding uncharacterized protein (EggNog:ENOG41), with protein MDFLALCEELAANVAAFNVADNDSHVSDSDLSTWQALFGFSLDEAVKVIRDWRADFTRLTISQAAWLLVEEAKMAEGYNKESYEYSLWRAQMVEKRSRASKTLLVAKNGEAKYLVKLEHDSPLSTDSAELIRCLPKKPRILTGLDDDGKTTQFCLLSDSQKAEFLDALFKARPFYEPTLIRASVASKDPSSTTLYPTLGVDTTLPQFRLDKNKSENNISSNFFSSARPAQDEYPVWYFFYGTLADAGILSRIIGSSEEQNSITYKRASVQRGRLCTLNEKYWALVDAEQQSKVDGWAYLVKNQHEEDSLRVYETGIYEVVRCTMELMDEKQIFIQGLTFRLA; from the coding sequence ATGGATTTCCTTGCTCTCTGTGAGGAGCTCGCTGCGAATGTTGCGGCCTTTAATGTTGCTGACAACGACTCGCACGTCTCTGATTCCGATCTGTCGACGTGGCAGGCTTTATTCGGTTTCTCGTTGGACGAAGCGGTCAAAGTAATCCGGGATTGGAGAGCCGATTTCACTCGTCTGACCATATCGCAAGCAGCATGGCTTCTAGTCGAAGAGGCGAAGATGGCTGAAGGGTACAACAAAGAATCCTATGAATATAGTCTGTGGAGGGCACAAATGGTCGAAAAGCGGTCGCGTGCGTCAAAAACCCTTCTAGTGGCCAAGAATGGGGAAGCCAAATACCTTGTCAAGCTGGAACACGACTCTCCCCTATCAACAGACTCAGCAGAATTGATTCGCTGCCTCCCCAAGAAGCCTAGAATTCTTACTGGTCTAGACGACGATGGCAAAACGACTCAATTCTGTCTGTTATCTGACAGCCAGAAAGCAGAATTCCTTGACGCCCTCTTTAAGGCGCGTCCTTTCTACGAACCGACGTTGATTCGTGCATCTGTCGCGTCGAAAGACCCATCTTCAACAACCCTGTATCCGACACTCGGAGTTGACACTACCCTCCCGCAGTTCCGATTAGACAAAAACAAGTCAGAGAATAACATTTCTTCTaatttcttctcctccgccaGACCAGCGCAAGATGAATATCCAGTCTGGTATTTCTTCTATGGCACCCTTGCCGATGCCGGCATTCTCTCTCGTATCATAGGCTCTAGCGAGGAGCAAAATTCCATCACATATAAACGTGCTAGTGTTCAGCGAGGACGGCTCTGTACATTGAATGAGAAATACTGGGCGTTGGTGGATGCGGAGCAACAGTCGAAAGTCGACGGGTGGGCATATCTGGTGAAGAACCAGCACGAGGAAGATTCACTTCGAGTGTACGAGACAGGAATATATGAAGTGGTCAGATGCACAATGGAACTTATGGATGAGAAACAAATCTTCATCCAAGGACTCACGTTTAGGCTTGCTTAG
- a CDS encoding uncharacterized protein (EggNog:ENOG41): MDRVCSTCNRNKARSSYRPNEWHKGPGLSQCTSCLHGHAPDNSSSRYSSSGRYNKSNSVLVSESALEKPFAQGAFRLVAKGIYISGPRQGEDCVIKWFKSDVVFSDTYFTLDIKAVNKALEIVDKFNKLNLINKVIKVNVPEVWHFTDDSPAERAGQRYLCEPFIQNYQKFNSNTGWNDSSIPWGKVMQALSHFSYHISGGKYVLCDLQGGIYRHGAVLSDPAILSRSRDYGVTDLGSDGISSFFRQHTCNDYCRSGWIKPDNPTRRFNPVRGTTMIRHAVPARLILRVSSRLMAWLMYF; the protein is encoded by the exons ATGGACCGTGTCTGCTCGACTTGCAACCGCAACAAAGCACGGTCATCATATAGGCCTAACGAGTGGCACAAGGGCCCCGGCCTGTCGCAATGCACAAGTTGCCTCCATGGACACGCACCCGATAACTCATCAAGTCGGTactccagcagcggcagataCAACAAATCCAATTCAGTTCTTGTCTCAGAATCTGCTCTAGAAAAGCCTTTTGCTCAAGGTGCTTTCCGCTTGGTAGCTAAAGGAATCTATATCTCAGGTCCTCGTCAAGGCGAAGATTGTGTTATTAAGTGGTTTAAATCTGACGTTGTGTTCTCAGATACCTATTTCACTCTCGATATCAAAGCTGTCAATAAGGCTTTGGAGATTGTTGACAAGTTTAATAAGCTGAACCTGATTAACaaggttattaaagttaatgtTCCCGAAGTATGGCATTTTACAGACGATAGCCCTGCCGAGCGGGCTGGCCAACGATATTTGTGCGAGCCTTTTATCCAAAACTACCAAAAGTTCAATAGCAATACTGGATGGAACGATAGTTCTATACCCTGGGGGAAGGTGATGCAAGCCCTGAGCCATTTCAGCTACCACATATCAGGAGGGAAATACGTCCTGTGCGACCTCCAAGGCGGAATTTATCGACACGGGGCCGTTCTCTCCGATCCAGCCATCCTATCCCGGAGTCGAGACTACGGCGTGACTGATCTTGGTTCAGATGGCATCAGCTCATTCTTCAGGCAGCATACCTGTAACGACTACTGCCGCTCTGGCTGGATTAAACCCGATAATCCGACTCGACGGTTCAACCCAGTCCGGGGCACGACCATGATCAGGCATGCTGTGCCCGCGC GACTGATCCTGAGAGTTTCATCAAGACTAATGGCGTGGCTGATGTATTTTTAA
- a CDS encoding uncharacterized protein (EggNog:ENOG41), whose translation MIVHSGASLHGHEFSTPQTDQPAARRFPFLSALRPMSDVEPVSHHTAPAPDAADSLPARPVSVEPAHNPRSSLATRRRTTSDIGHTVRFREPHSDIVVHSNAPSEDEESLVGSEVSDQTDASIRLKKRKRGPRRSAKYALAFPAPQLRTKQRAFFHIRPRVLLQLQELGEKRAIPAFDVVPSSLIAGTLIIPALAKSFPRMFYAKPHLGQNDLLLVRSEDYGIPHSHHHHPHLHHHHHDNPDNNSKDLDHQDVLAVVSTTSDDDHVEIVFQDGSTWVSSRMANGSYEFNHINEQGETVKARWVKRSLMSPRASWGSANTASTTPSSPTTPTAPDSRWTFSIIDPSTRRHPIQGILNSTSLEVFDTYNTMSTSSGIYPPTRGFGSDMSGISEEDATSITDERTTLEVTEYNKTLMLATATWVSLRQRGWPASATPKVPRVVSQRVSSGRCLSPSIDIPRGIDSQVSSATAGVSSRDASTAAQKPAAGRIQRAVSSGSEFMRRRREAVAASAASSFAQREAVEKLGDLEVSEEETPTCRVRIRRFTHKIFHHSRSQRVS comes from the coding sequence ATGATCGTCCACTCAGGAGCGAGCCTTCATGGCCACGAATTTTCCACCCCGCAGACAGATCAACCTGCAGCCAGACGCTTTCCCTTTTTATCTGCTTTGCGACCAATGTCTGACGTCGAACCGGTATCTCATCACACAGCGCCTGCTCCCGATGCCGCAGATAGTCTCCCCGCTCGTCCGGTTTCTGTCGAGCCTGCTCACAACCCTCGTTCTTCACTTGCGACTCGACGCCGGACCACATCTGATATTGGGCACACTGTCAGATTTCGCGAGCCTCATTCCGATATTGTTGTTCACTCCAATGCTCCcagcgaggatgaagagtCGCTCGTTGGTTCCGAGGTGAGCGACCAGACAGATGCTTCCATCCGTCTCAAGAAAAGGAAGCGTGGACCACGAAGATCAGCAAAATATGCTTTAGCGTTCCCGGCACCTCAATTGCGTACCAAGCAGCGGGCATTCTTTCACATTCGGCCTCGTGTGTTGTTGCAGCTTCAGGAGCTGGGAGAGAAACGTGCGATCCCAGCGTTTGACGTTGTTCCGTCGAGTCTTATTGCGGGAACTCTGATTATCCCCGCATTAGCCAAGTCGTTCCCACGCATGTTCTATGCGAAGCCTCACCTCGGACAGAACGACCTCCTCTTAGTCCGGAGCGAAGACTATGGCATTCCACacagccatcatcatcatccccaccttcatcaccaccatcacgaTAATCCAGATAACAACAGCAAAGATCTGGACCACCAGGATGTTCTTGCCGTTGTGAGCACGACTTCGGATGACGACCATGTTGAAATAGTGTTCCAGGACGGATCGACTTGGGTTTCTAGCCGCATGGCCAATGGGTCTTACGAATTCAATCATATCAACGAGCAAGGAGAAACCGTTAAAGCTCGGTGGGTCAAGAGATCCTTGATGTCACCCCGAGCAAGTTGGGGATCTGCCAATACTGCAAGCACAACTCCCTCGTCGCCAACCACTCCTACGGCGCCAGACAGTAGATGGACTTTTAGTATCATAGACCCCTCGACTCGTAGACATCCTATCCAGGGTATTCTCAACTCTACATCCTTGGAGGTTTTTGACACATACAATACCATGTCGACATCAAGCGGCATTTACCCTCCGACACGAGGCTTTGGATCTGACATGAGCGGCATctcagaagaagatgcaacCAGCATCACAGATGAGCGGACGACACTAGAGGTGACAGAGTATAACAAGACTCTGATGCTAGCCACAGCAACTTGGGTCAGTCTCCGGCAAAGAGGCTGGCCTGCATCAGCAACACCAAAGGTTCCGCGAGTTGTGTCTCAGCGCGTAAGCTCAGGACGTTGTCTATCTCCCTCTATCGACATTCCAAGGGGGATAGATTCTCAGGTTTCGTCAGCCACCGCGGGCGTGTCGTCCCGGGATGCCTCCACTGCCGCTCAGAAGCCTGCCGCTGGTAGGATTCAGCGGGCGGTGTCTTCAGGGAGCGAATTCATGAGGAGAAGACGCGAGGCGGTAGCAGCGTCAGCAGCATCCAGCTTTGCACAGAGAGAAGCTGTGGAGAAACTTGGAGACCTCGAGGTTTCGGAGGAGGAAACACCAACTTGCCGCGTTCGAATACGGCGGTTCACACATAAGATATTTCACCACTCGAGGAGTCAACGGGTCTCGTAg
- a CDS encoding uncharacterized protein (EggNog:ENOG41) codes for MSRSTFIAARNSRHRTAALALYRALLRTASKVPVSAEDVVQKASKDVKKNPVVRIVRKRFAKNTPYTSFRLIYAAMAAGYKFLNILTKAQTPNSPEHNQVMNHLQSVRQTANASRAVPQPPRKPDPLLPPEPLLINVAKADEPPKYTSNILPRSRDSLKGPRKVPSVSATADGQPFVRLKKPQPYAMSKMIGRKTNIFNDRIMNILDVDEWTASQAALEDEWDRMMDKLLAKENPEKTEGQASSRRPYGDDYFPMGETFGWSVQLSRLWWEWKVEKTWEDWTARGEALHELVEQERSLAEKEQRGRNENDLLKRNNRRTAARSRRDAHEFDDPPPNVVVSDATGLPLLEALRSNLPESTESAPDDAPHDPFLSPAWARLVKAERGRMLTWARRHVVRPER; via the exons ATGTCGCGCTCGACATTCATCGCGGCCCGCAACTCGCGGCATCGCACCGCAGCGCTGGCCTTGTATCGTGCGCTCCTACGAACTGCGAGCAAGGTTCCCGTATCAGCGGAAGATGTGGTGCAAAAGGCATCAAAAGACGTCAAGAAGAACCCGGTCGTTCGGATCGTGAGGAAGCGTTTTGCAAAGAACACGCCGTATACGAGTTTTAGGCTTATATATGCGGCTATGGCGGCGGGTTATAAG TTCCTCAATATTCTTACAAAGGCGCAAACTCCCAATTCTCCAGAGCATAACCAAGTTATGAATCATCTTCAATCCGTGCGTCAAACCGCCAACGCATCCCGCGCCGTCCCTCAGCCTCCGCGAAAGCCCGATCCCCTACTCCCGCCTGAGCCCCTTCTCATCAACGTCGCAAAAGCCGACGAACCCCCGAAATACACATCCAACATTCTCCCTCGGTCAAGGGACTCGCTCAAAGGGCCCCGAAAAGTCCCCTCCGTTAGCGCCACCGCAGACGGCCAGCCGTTTGTACGACTCAAGAAACCCCAGCCCTATGCCATGTCCAAGATGATAGGCCGAAAGACCAACATTTTCAACGACCGGATCATGAATATACTGGATGTAGACGAGTGGACTGCCTCCCAGGCGGCTCTGGAAGATGAGTGGGACCGCATGATGGACAAGTTGTTGGCAAAAGAGAACCCTGAGAAGACGGAAGGGCAAGCATCCTCAAGGCGGCCATACGGAGACGACTACTTCCCCATGGGGGAAACATTTGGGTGGAGTGTGCAGCTATCACGGCTATGGTGGGAATGGAAAGTCGAGAAGACATGGGAGGATTGGACTGCCAGGGGAGAAGCTCTCCACGAGCTTGTCGAACAAGAGAGATCCTTGGCTGAGAAGGAACAACgaggaagaaacgaaaacgaCCTGTTGAAGAGGAACAACCGCCGAACTGCAGCACGATCACGGCGAGACGCCCATGAATTCGACGACCCACCACCCAATGTCGTCGTGAGCGATGCTACAGGACTTCCACTCTTGGAAGCTCTCCGGAGCAATCTGCCCGAAAGCACAGAGTCAGCACCAGACGATGCACCGCACGATCCATTCTTGTCACCGGCCTGGGCTAGGCTCGTTAAAGCCGAAAGGGGGAGAATGCTGACGTGGGCAAGAAGGCATGTTGTCAGGCCAGAGAGGTGa
- a CDS encoding uncharacterized protein (TransMembrane:1 (o67-88i)~EggNog:ENOG41), whose protein sequence is MLQTESQMRFSAHRQHHTKATGCPVLSVSIPHLGLNLQAIIHYTINIPNTSAKMVTQPVKMPPTNPVVARVLPVVMTVGIVSAVAMNIRWQLKTHSATQDRFFAQYKNPQSEAVRQKVYQGAVEDPRKSWFNVLGW, encoded by the exons ATGCTTCAGACGGAATCTCAGATGCGGTTCAGTGCACATCGACAGCATCACACAAAAGCAACAGGTTGCCCAGTCTTGAGTGTTTCAATTCCACATCTCGGCTTAAATCTCCAAGCTATTATACACTATACAATCAACATACCCAACACAAGCGCCAAAATGGTCACCCAACCAGTTAAGATGCCCCCCACCAACCCAGTCGTTGCCAGGGTTTTGCCAGTCGTCATGACCGTCGGCATTG TCTCTGCCGTTGCGATGAACATCCGCTGGCAACTCAAGACTCATTCTGCAACCCAAGACCGCTTTTTCGCCCAGTACAAGAATCCGCAGAGCGAAGCCGTCCGCCAAAAAGTATATCAAGGCGCTGTGGAGGACCCTCGCAAGAGCTGGTTCAATGTCCTGGGCTGGTGA
- a CDS encoding uncharacterized protein (EggNog:ENOG41): MNRVSSHMAGAEDGRMPSWPAVDAESEQLDIRFLPAAANNPGYSLQTTIHQNPTLMQSNLLAPPTLPLQANETSPLILTALMANHHPLDTVKAVLKVNGRLTEMAAKWSEEEWANHRRIVQFKRSRQDGVLSVEFKSIAVHERLANSICISCIRWADKSDCYFTSVDIMHLLEQLIAAPNRFAVEEKNRIRSYLEGFHPVTISKTRPNDSEFFKMVMAFGHPIPRNMKKNFKVFPWPVLEPMLKKIISKYSVMPPESSDHNTGLALPLLTLAYNNALRVSRYAGKLPPRKGGGNSEGNQATSSKLPRISHGRPGTFLKWLEDTLFYIVKDLNADEAVRERLLGVFPDLLGAFALKIGYNMPARADCDAAYFIQKYRQEVNKLQD, translated from the coding sequence ATGAACAGAGTCTCTTCGCATATGGCGGGAGCTGAAGATGGCCGCATGCCTTCATGGCCGGCAGTGGACGCTGAAAGTGAACAGCTAGATATCCGATTTTTACCAGCGGCGGCAAACAACCCTGGATATTCGCTGCAGACAACTATTCACCAGAATCCGACATTGATGCAGTCTAACTTGTTGGCACCACCAACATTGCCTTTGCAAGCGAACGAGACATCACCCCTAATCCTAACAGCTCTCATGGCCAATCACCACCCTTTGGATACTGTAAAGGCGGTTTTGAAGGTCAACGGCCGTTTGACCGAAATGGCTGCAAAGTGGAGTGAAGAAGAGTGGGCCAATCATCGTCGAATTGTCCAGTTCAAAAGATCCCGACAGGATGGAGTCTTGAGTGTGGAATTCAAATCCATTGCGGTACATGAGAGACTAGCTAATAGCATCTGCATCTCATGCATCCGGTGGGCTGATAAATCTGATTGCTATTTTACGTCGGTCGATATTATGCATCTACTTGAGCAGCTTATTGCAGCACCTAACCGCTTTGCTGTTGAGGAGAAGAACCGCATCCGCAGTTATTTAGAGGGCTTTCACCCTGTAACGATCTCGAAGACAAGGCCAAATGACTCAGAATTTTTCAAAATGGTTATGGCCTTTGGTCATCCTATACCCAGAAACAtgaaaaagaattttaagGTGTTCCCCTGGCCTGTTCTCGAGCCCATGCTCAAAAAGATCATCAGCAAGTATAGCGTCATGCCGCCCGAGTCATCTGATCACAACACGGGTTTGGCATTGCCGTTATTAACTTTGGCATACAATAATGCTTTGAGAGTTTCAAGATACGCTGGAAAACTCCCTCCGCGTAAAGGAGGAGGTAATTCCGAAGGCAACCAAGCTACTTCCTCCAAGTTGCCAAGGATTAGCCATGGTAGGCCTGGAACCTTTCTAAAATGGCTGGaagatactttattttatattgtGAAGGATTTGAATGCGGATGAAGCTGTTCGAGAGAGACTTTTAGGGGTTTTTCCGGACTTGCTTGGGGCTTTTGCGCTCAAAATTGGCTACAATATGCCGGCTCGTGCGGACTGCGACGCCGCGTATTTTATCCAGAAGTATCGTCAGGAAGTTAATAAGTTGCAAGACTAA
- a CDS encoding uncharacterized protein (EggNog:ENOG41), translated as MSCHEPQLSWIRVSVPESPIHILSLAYISHQANLHCALREGCAFPSQTPSLIMSGTTSPSNKGPAFAPPQLSAGWIAQWDGASRKYSYIQLSTGVSQWEIPTQAVKTGNTPGERISCPTARCSLS; from the exons ATGAGCTGTCATGAGCCGCAACTGTCTTGGATCCGTGTGTCTGTTCCTGA GTCTCCAATCcacattctctctctcgcctaCATTTCTCACCAGGCCAATCTACACTGTGCCCTGCGTGAAGGCTGCGCGTTTCCAAGTCAAACCCCCTCCCTAATCATGAGTGGCACAACCTCGCCCAGCAATAAGGGCCCAGCGTTTGCGCCGCCGCAGCTCTCCGCAGGCTGGATCGCGCAGTGGGATGGCGCCAGCAGGAAATACTCCTACATTCAGCTGTCTACTGGCGTATCGCAATGGGAGATCCCCACCCAAGCCGTCAAGACAGGCAACACGCCCGGCGAGCGCATTAGTTGCCCTACGGCACGCTGCAGCCTGAGCTGA